The DNA segment tctcaacgaaagattcatgaaagcCAACACTACTCAAGTTATCTTAAAGTCATCTTCACGATCTTCTTTAATTCCAATATCCCATACACTTCTACAAATACATAGAAGTCTCAGTGAACCTGATTAACAATATCTCATATCGTTTCCAAAATCTTCCAAAACTTCAAGAAAGGAGACATGACGATGCCGGTAGATATACAGAAATATTCGGGGATTATCATTCATACTCCAAAACAGACTCTACAATATGATATCAATATATGAGTGTAATGTACATACAAATTATTGCAGTACCCATTGCGGAACTAACCTAATTCAGCTTCGAAATTGATAACAAGCGAGGCAAAGCTATACTGGAACTAGCTGGTCCTATTATTTTCGTTGGATATCCAAAGATAAGAAACAGCAATTCTCCACTTCAAACAGTTCCAAACAACTTGAACCAAACAGATCTACTACAAACATGTACTCCTCAGACCCCATCGTTCACCTACCTGTTGCCAAAACGCGTCTTCCAAAATTCGGCTGCGTCCGCCTTGGTGATGCGGAACTGGTCGCCCGCAAACAGCCCGTTCGGAAAGATCGCCTTCAGCTCGGACAGCATGTGCGAGAACACCAGGCTCAGCTTGGTGAGGTTCCGCCGATAGTGCGAATTTTCGTCGAACATCTTCTCCTTGCCCTCCTTGAACAGCTTGATCGCCTGCTTGCACTTGCGCATCAGGTTGTTGATGAAGATGTTGTAGTGCTCGTTCGAGTGCAGCAGATGCATCTGGTCCTCGTACTTCGAGTAGATCAGGTGCAACCGCTGGTACGTGTCCGGCAGGATGTCCAGTATGAACGGCGGGCTGTTCTTCAGGTTCATCTTCGACTGCTGGCACAGCTTCACCACCTTGTCCATCAGCTTCCACGTCTTCTCGAGCGTCTTCTTGTCGGTGAGAAACTTCTGCTGCGCGCAGGCATCGCTGATCTTGCCCTGGATCTTCGAGAAGAAGGAGATGTTCGCACGGGGCTGGGGCCGCGCCCGGTTCGTGGCCGCCATCTTGCTGGCtgcgcagcaacagcaacaccaccaaTCCACCGCGACTGCCGCGtgacaaaaaaaggggggggaAGCTGCAACTGCAGGGAGTACCACAAACTCAGTGGGCCACTACCCTTCCACTCGTTGTGATCGGTAATGGGGAGAGAGGGTTTCGCTTGATCGTGAGCGTCCTTTCTCCTGCTGTTTCGTTTCCACGTTTGACCCGATTCGATTCGCGCGTTGCGGAAAAGCTGGTCAGGTTAAAAGGTTGGCGGCTCTAGCGCGCCCTGCTGGTACAACACACGATTGCCTTTCACTGAGCCTCTAACAACGGCTAATTTCCCGTGTTTTCTTTCCGCAATCAAAAACCGCAAACCGATTGCCGTTTGCCGGCCGACGATTGGGCGgcgggaaaataaaaataaaacgatcgCCACATCGCTGTGGAAAATTCTCACCACCAAGCACTCGACACAAGCGCACTTACGTTGCCAActcacagaaacacacaaacaaactcacAAGTGTAGGCTAaaacaacgaaacgaaattTCTGTATGCTCTTAATTTTCGCTTTTCCTCTTTACCGGCTGCCGGGTTAGTTGCGGGCAAGGAAATGCAAAATTTGGCAAACACACTCtcacgtacacacacgcacacacaacccaCAGACCAACACACATTCACTGGGCCGCTTCACTTTTCCAGGCGCCGCCTGCTGGGGTTGTGGGAAGCAATTTTCGCACATTAAACTGTGACTTTTGGTGGGGTGGCTTTTTCTGCTTTTGGCTTTTACATGCCTTTTGGCTTTCCGCAAATACACTTGACGACAATTTCAGGACAAAGCCTCactaccacacacaaaaacgctcGATGCAAACCTCCACCAGTCGACACTTTTCCCGGAATCGGCTTCAATCGGCCTCTTTAACCACTTTTCTTACGGCCCTGCCAGTGCTTGTGAGGCTGGCTGGCTTTCGCTTCCAGTGTGCCCTTTTCGCCACGCGAGAGAGAGCACACCACACCGGTTTTTGAAGATGGAGAAGAGAAAGATGGATCAGaggaacaaaccaaaaaaagaaaaaaacgtggCAAAGGctttgcagcaacagcagccacacacatacacacacacagaggtaCACAGATTTACACgcacgtaaacaaacacacacacacacacgcaggctAGAAGAGAGATGGCTTTCTTTGATCTCGACGACGACGGGTTCGGACGGGGTCGAGCCTCGACGTTTCGTTGGGACTGCTGGCTGTTGGTGTGTCTGGTGGCTTTCTTTCGGGGATTGTTGTTACTGTTATTGCtgttttttcctttcgcttctttccctgcgtgtgcacacacacacacacacagacaggagAGAGGCACTGTGGCCCTTTTAGGCCCTCAGATTCACCTTCTCTTCAGGGAGGGACCACTCCTTGCGCGGAGCGGGTGTCTGGGGGGGTTCGCAATGCGCGACGCGCGACCTGCCAACCCGACCCGACCCTAGCGGGGGAAAAGCTTAGCTTTCTTTTGCCGTGGCGACGGATGGCCGCGGTTTTGCGCTGCGCGCTCGCGTTcgattctttttctttccttctcctctGTCTCCTCCTCTGTCTCCTCCTCTGGCAGGGCTAGAAAATCAATCGTTTTCGCAGGCTGTGGGAAAGATGGCCTCACCACGGCACGGGATGAAGTTGCACTGCGATTTGCGAACGGTAGGAGGGCTGCATCTTGCCACTgcactttttgtgtgtgttttgccagGCAACGGGCGTTTTTAAACGTTGGTAGCTAAAATAGAAGAGAAATGAAGAGAGTATTAatgattttgataaaaaaggagaagaagaagaataaaaaggtGATAACAACGATTACAATGTATTCCCTAACCCTTTACCGAATGCATTTCCTATTCGTTGCTTGTATAATTTAAgccataaataaaaatattatctcCATAAACTTCCtctcccgcacacacacacacacacacacacacacacacacacacacacacacacacacacacacacacacacacacatatacacattcAGCCCCATAAACGGAACGGTCTTTTTTTGGTCTGATTACTCTACGACCACGATGGGGTGCATTCCCGGTGCAGcaacattatttttcttctaaatAAGTTTCTTTATCgccaaagagaaaaaaagagagagcgagcaggACAGAGCAGAGCACACACAGGAAGGGATCGGAAACGTTTATAAACAAATCTTAAAGCCGCATGGCCAAGACAGCCGACGATGCAATCCCGCAAAGGGCACCCTACCTTAAggatgggagggggggggggggggagcggcAAAACGAAGAAATATTGGAGGCGTAGAGGGAATGGGTGGCGGACGGATGCGGCCCcgtaagaaaaacaacaatcttCCATCTTAACCAAGACGGGGGAAGGGCGTAACGGGGGGGTGGCGCAGGCGGGAAAAGGAAGAGGCGAACAATCGCGCAAGAAGCAGCTTCCAGTTTGCTCTCGTTCTCtttccttccctctctctctctcactcttgcTCTTGcgcatacacatatacacacacacacacgtaggaTGTAAGGGTTGGTTTCCAGGGAGAGCAGGGTGGAACAGTATAgatgagaagaagaagaagcaaaaaatctCATCCGCTTTTAGAGCAATagctcacccacacacacacgccacagcaaaagcaaacacattcATATACACGCACCGGCTGTATgatgcccacacacacacacactcctgcACACTATAGCTCTGTGAGTGACAGTTTGGCAAGAGCGTGAAGCGTGTGCaggtgtatgcgtgtgtgatAGAGCGATGAAACGGAGATGCACACAGTTACCCATACAGTTGCACACAGTTAGACCTCTCCTTTCGACTTTGCTTGAGCAAATTCACCACCATTCATGGAGCGATTCATGGGGCAGCAACATTTTCTTTGATGATTTTTCCCTTGTTTACGTCAGTGAAAACACGGCGACAAGCAAAAAATGCACCcacatttaaattgttttaacgATCCCCTTCTTTTCAGTTGAGGTCATCCAGCTGATCATTTGACTTGCTCGGGAGGCACAGTTTCACAGGGTTCACAAGATGTCGTTTGTGCCCCCTgtccgctctctctctctcttctctctctctctgtctgtcatCCCAATCTCCTTTGCGAGCGGATGGCAAAGGGTCagattgcattattttttgacagcagcagcatcagccaAAATGCATCAATTGTGGACGCATACACCCTgggcacgcacacgcacaaacgatAACGGGTGTTGACGGCAAGCTCTTccaaaaaatgaaatgatcGCAAATGACTGAGCAAATGGCCAACAGCCTCCTTTCAGCGACGCGGAGAAAGATAACTGTTGTTCTCGAAAATGACAACCCGTCTCGATGAAGTGGTCGAGGAGGGGCGGGTAGGCCGATCGACGACGGGGACACAAACtcatctctctcactctcgctgACTCTCTGTACACCATCATATCACATTggccttgtttttttgttgccttcccACAAGGGAGTGGATCACAgccaggagaaaaaaaaatcgtgacACGCACGGTCAGGCATTGGGGAACTTGTTATATTGCTGTTGTTTCCTCGTCACCCTGGGAAATTCACAACACAAattcaacaaacacacacaaacacacgcacataacAACGAGGAGAACGTATATACCTACACAGAAGCACACTCATACAGGCGCGCGGTTGCTGCTCTCTGTAGCGTTTTTGTGTTGTCGCTGGcacagcagaagaagaagcacacgATTTTCACACGtcactttttttctgttttacacacCTGCGATGGAAACCTGGCTTCCAAACTGGTATCCTTGGTAATGCCTTTCCCGGTTCGTTTTAGCTGTAGGTTACATACTGGGGGAAACCAATTTCACCATCAACAATCGCACTCGAAAACGCGACGATGTGACACGCACGGCCGTACGCGACGATGGTTTCTTTACAAATGACTGACCGAGGTGAGAGAGACAGCGGCACGGTGGACGCATTTCTCTGTGGGTCTCTTTCCGTTGGCAGTTGATCACGAGAGTAAAAGAGGTAGCTGCATATTCGCACCGGCTGTCTCTTTCGTTTATGACAGCGCACAGGGTGTCTCGTAGTATGGAACTGTTCTGAAAATGATGATTTGCTATCATACCAATTTGATTGGATTATGTTACATTGGAAAAACTTTGTATAATATCActgaagtttaaaaaaataataaaatataaaaaaagatcttgtagaaattagaaattcgaatttgtatatacctcacacatacaccttgacatccttacacatacaccttttcTATATGTACATCTTGTTTGTGCGATCACACCTAGGTTTAAGTATCTCAGGCAATACTGTCAAATAGAGATGTCATTCGTGATTGAGcgctaaaacagaaaacacgcaATTCTTCAGCCTTCAGTTAATTCTTCCGAAATTAAGAAAGATTACAATTCAGAAGTGGGATAAACCGTTTGTGCCGAAAAATGCTTACAAAAGAGGAACTTCTTTGTGCTTTGGAAGTTGCTAACATCGAAGTGCCTCCGAAAGCAACTTTACCACAACTACGCATGTTGTACGAGCAAAGtgtaccgaaaaacaaaatggaggaACAATCAACCCAGAATTTCATTCCTCAAAGAGTGTGTGCAGATGAAGACGAAGTGACGAACAATGGAAACCACGTTGCAGCAGCCGCCATCTTGATGAAAGACAAAGCTGCTCCGACATCTTCGACGCAAGGTGCTTCATTCGACGCAACTTCTCATCAATTGGAATTAATGGCGCTACGAGCAAAAATTATGGAAATGGAACAGCGGCAGACGTTTACGGATGGTCGATTGGTTCATCCCGAGGAGTTGAAACATTTGATACCGGAATTTTCTGACGGCCTCGGTATCAATAAGTGGATCAATACGATTCGCTACAATAGCGAATTATATGGATGGCAGGATCGCACGATGCTTTTATATGCAGGCAGTCGGTTGACTGGAGCAGCAAGCGAATGGTACAATGGCTTCCGTAACACTTTGAAGACATTCGACGAATTCGCTGACACAATTAAAAAGGCTTTTCCTGATCGCTGTAACGAAGCCGTTATTCATAGCCAATTAGCATCGGTCTACAAGAAAATTTCTGAGTCGTACACAAGCTATGTATACCGAGTAAATGCGCTGGGAATGTCAGGCCACGTGAGTGAGGAGGCTATCATAACTTATGTCATCAGAGGACTTTCTCGTGACCCTCTCTATGATAGCCTTGTGACCAAGGATTACCGCGATATTTACGACCTGATTGACAACATTAAGCGATATGAATCCCATCTTCTGTTGCGCAAAAACCCAGAACGCCGCAGCCCATCTCACATCAACACCATTTCCCCGAGACCGATTCCACCAAGACAAACGACGACAGAACCTCTTCGATGTTATAACTGCTCGAATCATGGACATCATTCATCGCAATGCACACAACCTCGCCGAGCTCCGGGTTCCTGTTTCCGATGTGGTAGCACATCACATGTCATTCGCAACTGTCCTGTCCCAGATAGACGTCAACTAACGGTTGCTGCGGTACAGGGCAACGACAATGAAACAGCGCATCTAGATTctggggaaaatggaaacttcGTTCAACTTGAGGCCTATCAGGAGGTAAGTGTAGCTTTTAAGAGAAACAATGTTTGGAGCCCAGGGTTAATTATAACATCTCTTTTTGATTCCGGTAGCTCTAAAAGCTTcataaatgaagccattgttCCGGTTACAAAACTAAGCGCTCCCCAACCAAGTGGATTTCGAGGAATAGGAAATGTGAATTTACAAACTCTTGGAACAGTACAGCTAAAACTTAGTTTTCGTAATCAAACATTCATTCACAATTTCtatattttaccaaaaagCTACATGTCCCTATCCATGATAGTAGGGAGAGATTTGTTATCAGAATTTAACATCACACTCGCTCAATTCCGTAAACATTACAGCAAACTTATGctgatgaatttaaataaagataaaattctGAACTTAAAAAAACCGGGTTTTTACCATAAGCTCCAAACGTTGGGTCTTTTACGTAGTTCGATCCAGGCTCCCTTACCAGAGGTATGCAAAGATTCGAAATTGTCCGATCCcaatatttcttcaaaattcattTCGATATCAGACAAATctgaacataaacaacaatatGACACAACTTTTTCTGAAATGTGTTCTATAAATATTAGCGATGAGGCTAGCACTATAAATGTTGGAGAACATCTTTCTAAAGAACAAGGCATTGCTTTAAGATCAATAGTGTCcaataattacattaattttccGGATAAACATATAATACCATCTGCTCATAAAATGCGAATTAGCTTAACTCATGATACTCCTATTTTCACAAAGCCTAGACGACTTTCTTTCGATGAAAGGAATAAAGTAAAAGTCATTGTGAAGGATTTATTagagaaaaatataataagaCCCAGTAACTCTCCTTATGCTTCCGCACTGGTACTCGttaggaagaaaaatggcgAAATTCGTAAGTGTGTCGACTACCGACCTCTTAATAAAGTAACAATCCGCGACAACTACCCGCTTCCACTCATAGAGACGTGCCTAGAACACTTGGGCAATAAAAAATTCTTTACGTTACTAGACCTAAAGAGTGGTTTTCATCAAGTGGCAATGGACGAggattcaattaaattcacaGCGTTTGTTACTCCAGACGGCCAGTACGAGTACACGCGTATGCCCTTCGGATTAAAAAACGCGCCAGCTGAATTTCAGCGTTTCATTAATACAATTTTGCGGAAATTCATCGAGAATGAAAAGCTGGTTGTATACATTGACGACATTCTCATAGCTTCTCAAGACTTTAAAGAACATCTTGAAATAGTTAGTGAAGTTTTGCATACTCTACGAAATAATGGGTTGGAGCTACGGCTTGATAAATGTAAGTTTGCTTACGATGAATTGGATTACTTAGGATACAAGGCCAATCATTCAGGTATATGTCCTAGCGATAATCatgtaaaaattatcaaaaactaTCCTGTTCCTCAGAACACAAAACAGGTACAACAATGTTTAggtcttttttcgtttttccggAGGTTTGTTCCACATTTCTCTAGTATTGCAAAACCACTTACtaatcttttgaaaaacaatgttccatttatttttgatgatgagtgTAAAAAAGCATTTGAAACACTCCGAGATAAATTGATAGTAGCTCCGGTGCTTGCCATATACGACCCTAAACGCGAAACTGAACTTCACTGTGACGCAAGTTCGATAGCTTTTGGTTCTGTGCTTTTGCAAAAACAGGATGATGGTAGATATCACCCTATTTCGTATTTTTCCAAAACCACTTCGGCTGATGAAGCTAAATTGCACAGCTACGAGCTTGAAACATTGGCCGTTATATATGCGCTCAAACGTTTCCATACCTATGTACACGGCATTCCAATAAAGATAGTGACTGATTGTAATTCTCTGGTAGAAacgcttaaaaatagaaattcgTCCGCAAAGATAGCACGTTGGTCACTGTTCCTGGAGAATTATAATTACATTAttcaacatcgccctggaCTAGCAATGAGTCATGTAGACGCATTAAGCCGACTGGAACATTTGGCTGCCTTCGATGATGTTGATATTGACTTCCAAATACGTGTAGCTCAGGCTAGGGATCCGCTTATCCAAACTCTGAAAAAAGAGTTAGAGACGACGGATGTCGAAGGTTACCAATTACAAGACGGTATTGTATTCAAACGATCACCTTCTAATAGGCTAAAATTATACGTGCCAACAGAAATGGTTAATAATCTGATACGATCAATACACGAACAAATAGGTCATTTGGGAGccgaaaaatgttgcaaccAAATAGATCAGAATTATTGGTTTCCTAACAGAAAAACACGGATAATAAACTTTATAAATAACTGCTTGAAGTGCATTATTCACTCTGCTCCATCTAGAGTAAATAATCGGAACCTTCATAGCATCCAAAAAGAACCTTACCCATTTGATACCTTGCACATTGACCATTTTGGACCGCTACCTACATCatctttaaagaaaaaatacttaTTGGTAGTAATAGACGCATTTACGAAATTCGTTAAATTGTATCCAACAACTTCCACTAGTACAAAAGAGGTGTGCAATGCtctaaaacaatatttctctTACTACAGTCGACCTAAAAGAATAATTAGCGATCGAGGTACATGCTTTACTTCAGCcgcattttccaatttcctttcttctcgcGGAATTAGCCATGTGTTGAATGCCACAGGATCACCACAAGCTAATGGTCAAGTGGAAAGGGTCAATCGCATTATTCGTCCCATATTGAGCAAATTATCAAATCAGACCGACCATGTAGATTGGGTGACCCATTTGCTATCTACAGAATACGCTCTTAATAATACCATTCATTCGTCCACTCGTTTTTCCCCTTCTATGCTATTGTTTGGTGTTAACCAACGAGGCCCTTCAGTAGATATATTGACCGAATATTtagaagacaaaaacaaagcattttcAGATTTAGAAACTATACGTGCAGAAGcatcattcaatattttaaaatcacaacaaaataatgagAAACAACATGCTAAACACCATCGCCCTGCTCCCGTATTCAATGAAGGAGAGtttgttgtaattaaaaatgtagatAACAcaccaaattcaaacaaaaaactcattgCCAGATATAAAGGTCCATACGTTATCCACAAACGTTTACCTAATGACAGATATGTTATACGTGATATCGATGGAATACAAATGACGCAAATACCATATGATGGAGTGTTGGAGTCGGACAAGTTGAGAAGATGGATAGTGCCTCTGGGGGGAGCTTGATCGGAATATGTTCATAAAGCTACACTTAAGATTAAGGGTAGGGCTATACAtatgcaggaaaaattgagGTCAATTTCTCGTCAGGATGGCCGAGCTGTAGAAATTAGAAATTCGAATTTGTATatacctcacacatacaccttgacatccttacacatacaccttttcTATATGTACATCTTGTTTGTGCGATCACACCTAGGTTTAAGTATCTCAGGCAATACTGTCAAATAGAGATGTCATTCGTGATTGAGcgctaaaacagaaaacacgcaATTCTTCAGCCTTCAGTTAATTCTTCCGAAATTAAGAAAGATTACAATCTAAGTTTTATAAATATGTAATAAATGACTggataaattataaaataaacaataaaaatatgattcaTGAGTAAGGAAACAAAAGAACTGTCCAAGGAAAAAATGAATGCACTCTTAAGTATTTCCTTGATGTTTGAGATCGATTGTTTTGATGGATTCTGGGGAAACTTGATCCAATTCCTTATTTGACTATTAATTGACTTTATTTTACTCTTTGCTCGTTGGGTATGGAACTTCCCTTTTTAAAGCAGTCGGGGGGTAGGACATACTAAAAATAGTTACAGGGTTGGctagccaatccggcatcgtTAAAGCGATATCGGTCGTCTTAAATACTGTTATTTCATAGTGCTGTAAATACTAATTCAAGCGACACAAACCCTCGATTgggaactgtcatttctatgggtcttgtgaagtatgaatcggggatagaaaagaatgaaagtgTCCTACTCGGGATGATCTTGTGTAACAGCTGTAGCTGTGAATGTAGTTACAATGATCTGgaggaaaatttaaaatttcaaagttgaattttaaatataaatgttTCTATTTAGCGATCAACATTTTTACGGGCAGTAACCCAAGTGCCAAAAATCTACTAAACGACCACGAAccgggttctaaacgactcaagctctcaacctaaacggTATATAAAAAGACTTTAAAGATTTAAAAAGACTGGTGGAATACCCAACAAGTGGAACTTACTCGCTTAGAGGGGAGTTTTCTCattccctctgtactgttgtatcgTTTCGCATTGATGTTATGTATCGCTAGAACTaaaacggcgatacgattgtttaaatactaaactccaatggaaatcATCAGCattgaagcaagtgagatttgagtaatggacGTTGGTGTTGATAACCACGTATTTGACCAcgttttgctcagaaagttagaagggtatataggtcatgattagatgaaacttgtcgaaacacattggaag comes from the Anopheles coluzzii chromosome 2, AcolN3, whole genome shotgun sequence genome and includes:
- the LOC125906548 gene encoding uncharacterized protein LOC125906548 translates to MLTKEELLCALEVANIEVPPKATLPQLRMLYEQSVPKNKMEEQSTQNFIPQRVCADEDEVTNNGNHVAAAAILMKDKAAPTSSTQGASFDATSHQLELMALRAKIMEMEQRQTFTDGRLVHPEELKHLIPEFSDGLGINKWINTIRYNSELYGWQDRTMLLYAGSRLTGAASEWYNGFRNTLKTFDEFADTIKKAFPDRCNEAVIHSQLASVYKKISESYTSYVYRVNALGMSGHVSEEAIITYVIRGLSRDPLYDSLVTKDYRDIYDLIDNIKRYESHLLLRKNPERRSPSHINTISPRPIPPRQTTTEPLRCYNCSNHGHHSSQCTQPRRAPGSCFRCGSTSHVIRNCPVPDRRQLTVAAVQGNDNETAHLDSGENGNFVQLEAYQEL